Proteins encoded together in one Acipenser ruthenus chromosome 40, fAciRut3.2 maternal haplotype, whole genome shotgun sequence window:
- the LOC117397468 gene encoding cerebellin-1 has protein sequence MKGILILSLLCSMVGSLLAQDYEWGGSEAGEASKDICVTDSASCGCCLMQQRMQRLEWIFNHTMDQLRKDLDQASKRLNDLRASHTAFSAALSTRTECVGPFRDNATLIYKKVFVNQGGAYNEQTGVFTAPRSGVYSFSVTVFSDAGAPGARLNIFALLQRNGQDLAGVHDDNYDDQEDSATQSLALQLHAGDQLSVRLVAGRVVCDDVSHYNTFSGFLVFPTDLL, from the exons ATGAAAG GTATACTGATCCTGTCCCTTCTCTGCTCGATGGTGGGCAGCTTGCTGGCACAGGACTATGAGTGGGGTGGAAGTGAAGCAGGAGAGGCCAGCAAGGAca tCTGTGTGACTGACTCTGCCTCCTGTGGGTGCTGTCTGATGCAGCAGAGGATGCAGCGCTTGGAGTGGATCTTCAACCACACCATGGACCAGCTGAGGAAAGACCTGGACCAGGCCAGCAAGAGACTGAACGACCTGAGAG CGAGCCATACTGCGTTCTCCGCTGCGCTGTCTACCCGAACCGAGTGCGTGGGGCCCTTCAGAGACAACGCCACGCTGATCTACAAGAAGGTGTTTGTGAACCAGGGCGGCGCCTACAATGAGCAGACGGGTGTGTTCACGGCCCCGCGCAGCGGCGTGTACAGCTTCTCCGTGACGGTGTTCAGCGACGCTGGCGCGCCCGGCGCCCGGCTCAACATCTTCGCCCTGCTGCAGCGGAACGGGCAGGACCTGGCGGGCGTGCACGACGACAACTACGACGACCAGGAGGACAGCGCCACCCAGAGCCTGGCGCTGCAGCTGCATGCCGGGGACCAGTTGTCGGTCAGGCTGGTGGCGGGGAGGGTGGTCTGCGACGATGTGAGCCACTACAACACCTTCAGCGGCTTCCTCGTGTTCCCCACTGACCTGCTGTAA